The sequence below is a genomic window from Paroedura picta isolate Pp20150507F chromosome 12, Ppicta_v3.0, whole genome shotgun sequence.
TCCTGAAACCTGCAAAGGACGGTGGGGGAGATGCAAGATGAGATTCCGTAGGGAAACCAGGAGAAGTGCCAGCGCTTCGGCCCTTGTGCAGGAATAAGCGTTTGGTAGGGGCTCACTGGGGAAGCAGCGGCAAGCAGAAGGCAGGCTCTGCCGGCTCCTCGTTTGGATTTgggatttccagtggcattcctttTGCAAAACTGTAATGCTGTGTGTTCTCTTAAACTTTTCTATACTGCAGGAATCCTCACCTAGAAGCGCACAGTGACACTACACTGTGCACCCCATGTGTATCTTTGGTAGCTGTGCACTGCATGCTTGTTTACACAGTGGTCCCAATCTAGTTGCACTGTGGTGCAAGCAAGTCCAATGGCGTACCCAGCCGATTTTCCACCTGGGCAGTCGGGGGCAGAGACCTGCAGCCACCCAAGCTACATGCCCGCCCTGCCACACATGCTGCGTCACCTTCCCCGAGGGCAGCAACAGAAGGGCCAACTCCCTTGGGCGTGAGTCTTGTCGATCCAGAGGAAAGGCTAGCCCACACAGCTATCAATCAGGTGGTGCCCTGCTGCAGGGGGCGCACCGTGACCCCCCTCATGGTCCGTGGCATCTGGATGGGCTGCTGCTGTGCTCTGCCTGCAAGGCTGACTGCTTTGGGCAAGCAGGGTTTGTCTGTGGGCGCTGATGGGCCTGCTGTGCGCATGGAAGGCACATATCAGCAACAGGTCACAGCTTATGTTGCTCCCTCCGCCTCGTCATGGTGCCCAGGGCCATGCCCAGGCTGCCACCCCCTAAATACACCTCTGGTCAAACCTAAGAAGAGCCTGAGCCACATGATCAGCTCTGGAACCCCACACAGTACGGTTTGACCCTTTCTGACTTGCGGGCCCCTCAGGAACATGCATCAGGGGCCCCAAGTCAGAACAGAAGCCCCAGTTCTTTCCGGCGTAGGAAAGGGAACACCCAAGAGATCTTGTTCGGCTTTTCACCCCCAGACGCCGTAAGCACCAGAATCCCAGTCCAGTGACAGACCTCTTCTGAGGCCAAGCCCATCCCCAGTGGCTTGACTTTCACATGGTTAGAGGCAGCTGCCGTTGAAGACCTCCTTGGAGAATGGGGAATATAAACACCGGAGAGTCTTACCCGTATATTCAAAGGCATTTCAAGTCAAGATCCCAAAGTCGACGGCCGACTGTAGCGCATTGATGTCAAagtgtttgctttaaaaaaatgccatttaaaaatgtacaagaaAGATTTGGGAGTTCAGAAAAAATTAAGTCAGTAGTTCTGCCATAAGGAATTTAAATTTGTCAGGGAGAGAATGACTATAAAATGCTATAAAAGCAGCCGAGGTTCTGTTCCAGGCACCACGGCCACCTCACCGCAGGTCTCAGGGTGGAGTATAAACTCCATAAAGTGCATTTCAGTTTGCTGATCAAGTCAACCTCCAGAAAGCCCCATCCCCGGTCTGGCCACAGACCCCAGAGGCGGTCTTGGAATCCCAAATGGCACCTGTTTCTTCCGAGCCTAGTCTAGCCTCCGCAGGCAGGCAGTTGGATTTCCGAAAGCCGTGGCTTCAGGCAGGtcagaggaagaaggggagacGTGAAGCCACGGTTTTGCAGCCCGTGGACGAGAACACTTTATCCTCTTCCGGAAAGTACGCGACGCTCTCGGCAACTTCTTGGATGACTTCCGGCGGTGCTGGCAGGCCACGGCTGGCAAACTCATGGGCCACGCACTGCTTTACGTGGTGCTTCTTCAGGGGCAGGAAAGGCACCAGGAGGTCAATGAGGTGCTGTTCGATTATTCCAGATTTCCAGAATCCATCTGCGAGGGAGGCAAAGAAGAGAGAGACAGTCTTCATCGGAAGAGATACCCGTATGCTGAACGAGAACCCAGAGGTGGTGGTGTCACAGCCCGTGTATCCAAACTAGGTAGATGAGTGATTTAACGTGCAGCATTGGGAGGGGATGCAGAAGCCCTTCCCTGTTTCCCCCTGGCAAGGCTCTAGTAATAATAACACAATTTTATTTctaaccctcccttccccaaaggctcagggtgggtaacaacatatataaaaacaatagtAAAATAACAGCAATtgacattttaaaacatcagATATCCACATTAGTTAAAGCTGCCTCTGATTCCCCAATAGGAGCAGTCATGAGGTCAAATGGTGAAGGTTTAGCTGATGTTtcgggcagggaggccaggatttcaGGAATATTTCTGGCCTCGACAATAAGCCTGAGgctgttttccaggccctgcagaactgtccctCTTAGATCAGGGTCGGGGGAAACAAGGGGCTTCAGGGATGCCAgcacttccttccctctctccagcaATAAACTCACTTTGGGGGGTTTCAAAAACGGCTTTCAGAATTGACGCTTCTAGATCCTGAAGGACGATCTCCTCTCGGTCCTTGTTGTTCCGCCAGAAGTTCACCGTCATTTGGTTAATCTGCTCCCCTCCAGCATTGCTACCCAAGAACAAAGTAGGGTGTTAGGAAAAAGACATCCTGCAAGCTTCATGCACGTCCCGTTTGCAGGAGTTGGGCCTCTGCCCTAAAAGGGCACAGAAGCATTTGCTGCGACACCAAAAAGAGGACTTAAAGTTGGGCAATTTCAAGCCGGGGAAATTTCTACTTGGAACGACAAACTCACCTGAAGCTCCTTCACCAAAACAAGTTTGAGCATTTGGTTTAGGACTATCAGGAAGACTGCTGGTGGAGTTCtggattatcatcatcatcatcaacatttatagtccaccttcctcctgggactcaaggcggaaCACGTAACAATATACCCccataaattaaaaacaacaacaaccaattcCTTAAAACTAGAGTTAAAAACATCACAAACATCAAGATGGCTAAAACCCCTTCTACCTTCGCACAGTCATCAGAAGGGGGTTCCCTTGATAACCATTAAAGGCCTTGcatggcctgggccctgcatgcCTACGGGACCACCTCCCCCAGTCTGTCCCCTGGGAAACATTACGAGCTGCAAAGACTCATCTGCTGgggatctctggccccagagaaatcctgctggccttgatcagagccagggctttcttggccctggTCCCTGCCTGGTAGACTGAGCTGCAGGCCGAGAGCCAGGCCTtgacagggcctgtaaaacagtgctccttccaccaggttcaCGGCTGAGGCCAGGATAAACGGAGGAAAAGCTCTGGGCCTCCCCCCCAGGTTATGCCAGCTACTCCCTGGACTTCAGGAgactctcccactgcagcccctgaATGGTTTCTCAGCAGAATGGCCAGTGAAGTTATGGTGGAAACAGTAAATGCATTAGTTTGTGAACTGTGatgtttttaaagatgttttaagCTTCAgtgagcctgcttgtggggatGGTTGGcctattaatttttttataaagGAGTaatataccagcttggtgtagtggtcaagttgcagcttctgatctggtgagccggggttgattccccgctcctcctccacatgcagccatcttgggctagtcacagcacagataaagttgttctgactgagcagtaatctcagagctctctcagcctcccctccctcacagggtgtctgttgtggggagaggaaagggaaggcaattggaagcccctttgagactcctttggtagagaaaagcggcatataagaaccaactcttcttcttcttcagtaatctcagggctctctcagcctctcctccctcacagggtgtctgccgtggagagaggaaagggaaggggactggaagccactttgagcctcctttgggtagagaaaggcagaatGAAAGAACCAGCTCTCCACCATAAGAATCATGCCCTCAGTCAGCAAACGATTCCACATGAGAGAATTACCCACAAATCTCTTCTGTCCTCCTTAATCTGCTTGTACCTGATAAATATGAATATCGCTTTCCTGTAGTTGGTTCCATACACAACCCAGGAGGGTCCCAGAAATGGAATAATCACATCGATCAAGCCCGGGTGCATCTTGTCCATCTCATCAAAGAGAAAGAGCGACCGGCCACAGCGGGTCAAATTGCCATGGATCCAAGTCCTCAGGTCCTTCTGGGGAGAAAACCACAACACAGAAAACGTAAAACAGGGAgtctttctgggtttttttaaatagtttttttaGGTGTCCACTCCAGACCTGatgatttgttcatttttaattttcaaatacAAATGCTTCACAAACAGGGGTGGTATCCTGACCCAGAAGCCCGGCTAATCTTTATTCTGCCCACCCTCTCTCTGGCGACTCAGGTGGGTTACAACAAAACGAAATACACAAATAGGATAGAATACAATACAACATTTCATTCAATTTGTTAAGTAAAAGAATTAAACTCTTACAAACTATTGCCCAACTGTCTCTCTCCCAcaagaaggggcggggggggggggtcttagggCCCTTCAGCAAGGGTATATTTCCTTTGAtttggtggatttctggcaggGAGACCAGGGCTTCCAGACATTATTTCAGCCTCCGCCCTAGGCCCAGCTGAACAGCTCTGTTTACAAGCCCTGGCAGGgcctcgtggtaattgtagttgGACAcgtggaggaccacagtttgaccacccttgcaGTAAGGAGAATGTTCCACCCCAGCCGGGCCCTGGCCCAGTTTGATCTCCTTGGGACTGGGGATCCTGCGTGGATTTTGGTCTGCAGAGCTTGAAGCTCCTTGGTGGGCATCCCAATGTTAGTATACAGCCTGGGAAAACAATACACACAGCATTGTCAGAAGAAGTACAGAGATTCTGAAGGTTACAGTGAGACTAACTCAAGCACCCAAGTTCTTTAAGCCTATGAGTGGCAGggtagtatctgggagacccaggttcaaatcccgactCATGTGTTGAAGCTCAAGGGGCCAATCACACGCTCAGCTTAACCTACCCCACAAGatcgattcaagtgggcagccgtgttggtctgaagcagcacagcaaaacaaaatcagagtccagaggcaccttgaagaccaacaaaaattcttcctcagactgcttgcactcgaaagctcacaccttcaataaatctttgttggtcttaaaggtgccactggactctgattttgttctgttgtgctaCCTCACAAAGTTAccgtgaagataaaatggaggagaggataacAGTGTCAGCTGCTCTGGCTAAAGgtggggcattaaaaaaagaaaagaaacaattagATATGTGAAATTTAATGTTAGAATCGGCAGATAAGTATTTTGGCTATATGATTTATGAGAAAAGGCAGAATATCTTAAGTTTATATCTgaattttaacaaattaaaaggtaaaggtatctcctgtgcaagcaccgggtcatgtctgacccttggggtgacgccctctagtgttttcatggcagactcaatacggggtggtttgccagtgccttccccagtcattaccgtttaccccccagcagcaagctgggtcctcattttaccggcctcggaaggatggaaggctgagtcaaccttgagccggctgctgggatcgaactcccagcctcatgggcagagctttcagactgcatgtctgctgccttaccactctgcgccacaagaggctctcttttgaCAAATTACAACTCTGTTAAACCGCAGAATTTAAataactttgtttttttaatttggatttaTGATGTATAAGAAAAGACAGAATATGTTAGATTTTTATTAGAATCTACAGTTAACGAATTGTGATTAAGTGATAAGAAGAACGGACGCATGGGGAGAATGTCACCATCAGGACTATAATGCTGtacttcctttctttaaaaaaaaatcacaacctCCCCAGTTTCTATagtattatttatatgggtcaattgactgaataaactgtctgtctgtcaacccttcccccccccccaaagagaagGGGGACACATGAATACATGATTGTAAGAGGCCtaatctgaagcagcagcagaagggaaagTTTGCTGTTCTGTGCAGAGGGACAGTCACCTTACCTTATACTGCTCAAGATGGTCAGCGTGGGGGAAGTGAACCTCCGGGGAGAAGCGGTGGACGTACGGGCTGAGATGCCCCGCGTGGAAGAGGTAGCGGACCAGGAGAGAGCTCACGTACGTTTTGCCTGTGCCGGTCCAGCCATGGAACGACATCACCAGAGGCTTTGCGGGCGCATGGTTTTGCACAAACTCCTTCACCCCTCTCACGACGAGCTGCCTTACCAAGTGCTGGCCAACCAGGTTGAGAGCTAAATCACACTCCAGACCTGAAAGGGGTTGGGATCAAGACCATGAAGGGCTGGagaaaactgttttaaaacaCGGATACGAATAATAACGACCACAAACAATTCTTGGCACAGATCTGCAGCGCTGCAGTCATGCAAGGTAGGCCAGTGTGCTCTCCATCTTTCCAGCCCTCTCTCAGGGTACCAAGGCTGGCCCACGCCTGCCATGAGGAGCTGTTCACACAGCTCCACGGTGTGGAGGGACGCCATGCCAGCCAGAGCCCACACAcagatgcagagctctgcgcccgCATGTGGGCACTGGCTGGCGCCTCCCCtccgctggccacctcgggcttccgtgatcgccagtgtgctgcagcacgCAACCCTACAACCCCCTTGGGGTCACCACTCCCGCGCCACCACGGCAGTGGCCtcggcgacccaaagggggtcgcaccatcaggtaggttgagaaccactgtcctactcaatgcaagatcagcccaaaccatccaTCGGAACCTCCCAATCAAATGGCTAAGGGAAGTATCACTCCCCATCTAGatccaaatttgtggcagggcaggaactTTCCCCTATTCCAAAACTTGTCAGTCTTTAAAGTTCTCCTGGACTGACAGGGTTCCCTGTCTTGATCTATTTATACCCAAACTGCCTTGCCAGTCAAccccatctccccaccccatcAAGAGGTGCACCTTaaagcccctctccttccctctcctggaGGACGGTCCGCTTCTGCCTGTGCCAGTCAAGAAGTCCTGAAGCATCCGCCCCCCACTCCCAATTTCCCCTGAATTCCGTTACAaacctttctcctttccccaaatccaACCCCTTCTCCTCCACGAGTATTTCCTCTCTAGCTCCCTGCTCTCTCAACCCACTCCTGCTGAAGCCATCAGACATACCagattgctcccctcccttctttcccaaaATTGCACTGCCTCGCCTTTCCAAAATCCCCTCCTCTTACAATTGGAGGAgcatggagatcttccagaattacaactgatctccagaatacagtgATCAGTCCTTCGGGAGAAAAGTGGCTGTTCGGGAGGGCAGATTCTGTAGTATTATGCtgagtttgccaac
It includes:
- the TOR2A gene encoding prosalusin isoform X2, with translation MGRGGGLAALLLLLLLLPLPGPGRSGAPWEGISWHCSLSASCECDFRPDLPGLECDLALNLVGQHLVRQLVVRGVKEFVQNHAPAKPLVMSFHGWTGTGKTYVSSLLVRYLFHAGHLSPYVHRFSPEVHFPHADHLEQYKKDLRTWIHGNLTRCGRSLFLFDEMDKMHPGLIDVIIPFLGPSWVVYGTNYRKAIFIFISNAGGEQINQMTVNFWRNNKDREEIVLQDLEASILKAVFETPQNGFWKSGIIEQHLIDLLVPFLPLKKHHVKQCVAHEFASRGLPAPPEVIQEVAESVAYFPEEDKVFSSTGCKTVASRLPFFL
- the TOR2A gene encoding prosalusin isoform X1 yields the protein MSFHGWTGTGKTYVSSLLVRYLFHAGHLSPYVHRFSPEVHFPHADHLEQYKKDLRTWIHGNLTRCGRSLFLFDEMDKMHPGLIDVIIPFLGPSWVVYGTNYRKAIFIFISNAGGEQINQMTVNFWRNNKDREEIVLQDLEASILKAVFETPQNGFWKSGIIEQHLIDLLVPFLPLKKHHVKQCVAHEFASRGLPAPPEVIQEVAESVAYFPEEDKVFSSTGCKTVASRLPFFL